One window from the genome of Malus domestica chromosome 01, GDT2T_hap1 encodes:
- the LOC108170865 gene encoding uncharacterized mitochondrial protein AtMg00810-like, translating into MSLYVDDIVYTGNNQPMLEEFKRDMMTKYEMTDLRLLHHFLGMGVNQTHTSIFIHQRKYATSLLNKFGLSECKSVATPLVTTKKLSKDNGSGPANEEQYRKIVGSLLYLTATRPDVIYAASLLAKFMHCPTNKHYGTAKRVLRYIKGTLDYGLEYVKGRNAILIGYCDSDWGGSLDDSKSTSGYAFSFGSGVFSWASVKQNYVALSTAEA; encoded by the coding sequence ATGTCtctatatgtagatgatattgtgTACACGGGGAATAATCAACCAATGTTGGAGGAATTCAAGAGAGACATGATGACAAAGTATGAAATGACAGATTTGCGGCTCTTGCATCATTTTCTGGGAATGGGAGTCAATCAAACACACACAAGCATTTTTATTCATCAAAGAAAGTATGCTACATCTTTGTTGAATAAATTTGGCTTGAGTGAGTGTAAATCTGTTGCTACACCTTTGGTTACAACTAAGAAGCTTAGCAAAGATAATGGCAGTGGTCCAGCAAATGAAGAACAATATAGGAAGATTGTGGGAAGTCTATTGTATCTCACAGCCACAAGACCTGATGTGATCTATGCAGCTAGTTTACTTGCAAAATTCATGCATTGCCCTACCAACAAACACTATGGAACTGCCAAAAGAGTTCTCAGATATATCAAAGGAACACTTGACTATGGTTTAGAGTATGTGAAGGGAAGAAATGCAATTCTAATTGGTTATTGCGATAGTGACTGGGGTGGTTCATTGGATGACAGTAAAAGTACCTCAGGATATGCTTTCTCTTTTGGTAGTGGAGTTTTTTCTTGGGCCTCGGTTAAACAGAATTATGTTGCACTTTCAACTGCAGAAGCATAG
- the LOC103440461 gene encoding MYB-like transcription factor EOBII, with product MGCKPSDKPKAKYRKGLWSPEEDLRLRNYILKNGHGCWSSVPINTGLQRNGKSCRLRWINYLRPGLKRGTFCKQEEETILTLHRMLGNKWSQIAQHLPGRTDNEIKNYWHSYLKKKVAKAEEMEGQTKSQYTSTSSSEILECSPSPQKPTTCFNSSHESVQKSPPLVSQLDDLSKDQSCQRSPLPKILFAEWLSLDQVHGGSFANNIGDPWVLKEGFDHSTTSNNLQADHDLGHGFVLNDEGIFGSGFHHGISHHHGLGLEMINSQFKFEEQISGPGFVDFVSGGDLYSDFNLQNDAMYFYK from the exons atgggcTGCAAGCCATCAGATAAGCCGAAGGCAAAGTATAGAAAGGGATTGTGGTCACCGGAAGAAGACTTAAGGCTTCGAAACTACATCCTCAAAAACGGCCATGGCTGCTGGAGCTCCGTCCCCATAAACACCG GTTTGCAAAGGAATGGAAAAAGCTGCAGATTAAGGTGGATAAATTATTTAAGGCCGGGGTTAAAGAGAGGGACATTTTGCAAACAAGAGGAGGAGACAATCTTGACCCTTCATCGTATGTTAGGCAACAA GTGGTCTCAAATCGCACAGCATTTGCCTGGAAGGACAGACAATGAGATAAAAAACTACTGGCATTCATATTTGAAGAAGAAAGTGGCCAAAGCAGAGGAAATGGAAGGTCAAACCAAATCCCAGTACACAAGTACTTCAAGCTCAGAAATCTTAGAGTGTTCACCATCTCCCCAAAAGCCCACAACATGTTTTAATTCGAGTCACGAATCAGTGCAAAAATCACCGCCATTAGTTTCACAGCTCGATGACTTGTCCAAAGATCAGAGCTGTCAAAGAAGCCCTTTACCAAAGATTTTGTTTGCTGAGTGGCTCTCCTTAGACCAGGTTCATGGTGGGAGCTTTGCCAACAACATCGGTGATCCCTGGGTTTTGAAGGAAGGATTTGATCATAGTACAACTTCAAATAATCTGCAAGCAGATCATGATCTAGGACATGGTTTTGTGTTGAACGATGAGGGAATATTTGGCAGTGGTTTTCATCATGGGATAAGCCATCATCATGGTTTGGGTTTGGAGATGATCAATTCGCAGTTTAAGTTCGAGGAACAGATTTCAGGACCAGGGTTTGTTGATTTTGTATCAGGGGGTGATTTGTACAGTGATTTCAACTTGCAGAATGATGCAatgtatttttataaataa
- the LOC103440451 gene encoding 25.3 kDa vesicle transport protein SEC22-1-like — translation MVDMVKLTIVGRVSDSLCLAKGPSYMNEERENSSFYKQQGEFIFKEISRGALPPSRMTIRVDHHCFNYLVEKGIAFITLCESSYPRKLAFCYLQELQKEFDKFDSSLIDKIIRPYSFVKFDGVIGSTRKQYIDTRTQVNLSKLNANRKQDLDIATENLSEIIERWRHSDLLERPSTPPPPPPPPQAVSSIGFSPLLEVIALKWTPITLLIAVATVILWVTIIHADENFMILN, via the exons ATGGTAGATATGGTCAAGCTTACAATTGTTGGAAGGGTAAGTGATAGCCTTTGTCTTGCCAAAGGACCGTCCTATATGAACGAAGAGCGCGAAAACTCTTCATTTTACAAGCAACAAGGAGAGTTCATATTCAAAGAAATCTCCAGAGGAGCCTTGCCTCCTTCCAGGATGACCATTCGTGTCGATCATCACTGCTTCAA TTACTTGGTGGAGAAGGGAATCGCCTTCATCACGTTGTGTGAATCTTCATATCCAAGAAAACTAGCTTTCTGTTACCTGCAAGAATTGCAGAAGGAATTTGACAAGTTTGACAGTAGCCTTATTGACAAAATCATAAGACCGTACTCCTTCGTCAAATTCG ATGGTGTAATTGGGAGTACAAGAAAGCAATACATCGATACAAGAACACAGGTTAATCTGTCTAAGCTTAATGCTAACCGGAAACAAGATTTAGACATTGCCACTGAAAATCTTTCAGAAATCATAGAGAGATGGAGACATTCAG ATCTATTGGAAAGGCCATcgactcctcctcctcctcctcctcctcctcaagcTGTTTCATCCATTGGGTTTTCACCGCTCCTCGAG GTTATTGCATTGAAATGGACACCAATTACATTGCTCATTGCTGTTGCCACTGTTATTCTCTGGGTCACCATAATCCATGCAGAtgaaaatttcatgattttaaaCTAA
- the LOC103440435 gene encoding remorin-like isoform X1 — protein sequence MTEAEEPKKLEPESPSDPPPAPTPAPVEEEKPVVEAPKDPESHKDKSEILPPPPENKAEPDESKALAIVEKPSEPAAEEKSKEDSVDRDAVLARVATEKKLSLIRAWEESEKSKAENKLENPPHVRGRKVHVFAIRAHKKLSAIGSWENTKKATVEAELKKIEEQLEKKKAEYVEQMKNKIALIHKAAEEKRAVIEAKRGEDLLKAEETAAKYRATGYAPKKLLGCFPG from the exons ATGACAGAGGCAGAGGAACCCAAGAAGCTAGAACCCGAGTCACCCTCAGATCCTCCACCTGCTCCGACTCCGGCTCCGGTGGAGGAAGAGAAGCCGGTTGTGGAAGCTCCAAAAGATCCTGAGTCCCACAAGGACAAATCTGAAATTCTACCACCACCTCCTGAAAACAAGGCTGAGCCTGATGAGTCCAAAGCTCTTGCTATTGTTGAGA AGCCTTCTGAACCTGCTGCAGAAGAGAAAAGCAAGGAGGATTCCGTCGATCGGG ATGCTGTGCTAGCAAGAGTTGCAACAGAAAAAAAGCTGTCACTTATCAGAGCATGGGAAGAAAGTGAAAAATCAAAGGCAGAGAATAA gcttgaaaatccgccaCACGTGCGGGGACGTAAAGTGCATGTGTTCGCTATCAGAGCTCACAAGAAACTATCTGCCATCGGTTCATGGGAAAACACCAAGAAGGCAACTGTGGAGGCTGAGCTGAAAAAGATCGAG GAAcaattggagaagaagaaggccgAGTATGTGGAACAGATGAAGAACAAGATAGCTTTAATCCACAAGGCTGCGGAAGAAAAGAGGGCGGTGATTGAAGCTAAGCGCGGGGAAGATCTTCTCAAGGCGGAGGAAACTGCTGCGAAGTACCGTGCCACGGGGTATGCTCCTAAGAAGCTCCTTGGTTGCTTTCCAGGTTGA
- the LOC103440435 gene encoding remorin-like isoform X2, with protein MTEAEEPKKLEPESPSDPPPAPTPAPVEEEKPVVEAPKDPESHKDKSEILPPPPENKAEPDESKALAIVEKPSEPAAEEKSKEDSVDRDAVLARVATEKKLSLIRAWEESEKSKAENKAHKKLSAIGSWENTKKATVEAELKKIEEQLEKKKAEYVEQMKNKIALIHKAAEEKRAVIEAKRGEDLLKAEETAAKYRATGYAPKKLLGCFPG; from the exons ATGACAGAGGCAGAGGAACCCAAGAAGCTAGAACCCGAGTCACCCTCAGATCCTCCACCTGCTCCGACTCCGGCTCCGGTGGAGGAAGAGAAGCCGGTTGTGGAAGCTCCAAAAGATCCTGAGTCCCACAAGGACAAATCTGAAATTCTACCACCACCTCCTGAAAACAAGGCTGAGCCTGATGAGTCCAAAGCTCTTGCTATTGTTGAGA AGCCTTCTGAACCTGCTGCAGAAGAGAAAAGCAAGGAGGATTCCGTCGATCGGG ATGCTGTGCTAGCAAGAGTTGCAACAGAAAAAAAGCTGTCACTTATCAGAGCATGGGAAGAAAGTGAAAAATCAAAGGCAGAGAATAA AGCTCACAAGAAACTATCTGCCATCGGTTCATGGGAAAACACCAAGAAGGCAACTGTGGAGGCTGAGCTGAAAAAGATCGAG GAAcaattggagaagaagaaggccgAGTATGTGGAACAGATGAAGAACAAGATAGCTTTAATCCACAAGGCTGCGGAAGAAAAGAGGGCGGTGATTGAAGCTAAGCGCGGGGAAGATCTTCTCAAGGCGGAGGAAACTGCTGCGAAGTACCGTGCCACGGGGTATGCTCCTAAGAAGCTCCTTGGTTGCTTTCCAGGTTGA
- the LOC103441364 gene encoding transmembrane ascorbate ferrireductase 1-like — protein MCKNRNTSLHPVLMLLGLIILGGEAMVSYKSLPFNKKMKKVIHLVLHALALALGIIGIYLAFKNHNVSGIANMYSLHAWIGIGVIVLYGIQWTYGFVTFFFPGGSPTLRRESILWHVVFGIIVYVLAVGDSSLGFLEKLTFLERSGLDKFGTEAFLVNFTTIITVLFGVFVIFSVISEAPPPVEVYYSYSSI, from the exons ATGTGTAAAAATAGAAACACATCT CTCCATCCTGTTCTCATGTTACTTGGCTTAATTATCTTGGGAGGAGAAG CCATGGTTAGTTACAAATCACTGCCTTTCaataaaaagatgaagaaagtGATACACTTGGTTCTTCATGCTCTCGCATTGGCTCTTGGGATCATTGGTATTTATCTTGCGTTCAAGAACCACAATGTGAGTGGAATTGCCAATATGTACAGTTTGCACGCCTGGATTGGAATTGGGGTGATCGTTCTCTATGGTATTCAA TGGACATATGGGTTCGTGACCTTCTTCTTCCCCGGAGGGAGTCCTACACTGAGGAGGGAGTCTATTCTATGGCATGTGGTGTTTGGAATCATCGTGTACGTACTGGCTGTTGGCGATTCTTCATTAGGGTTCTTAGAGAAGCTCACATTCCTCGAGAGATCGGGACTCGATAAATTTGGGACCGAGGCCTTTCTCGTCAACTTCACCACCATCATCACAGTATTGTTCGGAGTCTTTGTTATATTCTCGGTAATTTCTGAAGCTCCACCTCCCGTAGAAGTTTACTACAGCTATTCTTCTATTTGA
- the LOC103406512 gene encoding transmembrane ascorbate ferrireductase 1-like, whose amino-acid sequence MALKVPAVAFTFVVHTLGVTALALVLVWTIHFRGGLAWEATNKNLIFNLHPVLMLLGIIIMGGEAIVSHKSLPFNKETKKVIHLVLHTLALALGIIGIYLVFKNHNESGIANLYSLHSWIGIGVIVLYGIQWIYGFLTFFYPGGSPTLKSESIPWHVVFGIIVYLLAVGNASLGFLEKLTFLENSGLDKFGAEAFLVNFTAIITVLFGIFVILSVISEAPAPVEDDNIHSSIYKD is encoded by the exons atggcGTTAAAGGTACCGGCGGTTGCCTTCACGTTTGTGGTACACACGCTCGGGGTtacggctttggctttggtgttGGTTTGGACCATTCATTTCAGAGGAGGTTTGGCATGGGAAGCTACCAACAAGAACCTCATCTTCAAC CTCCATCCTGTTCTCATGTTACTTGGCATAATTATCATGGGAGGTGAAG CCATTGTTAGTCACAAATCACTGCCTTTCAATAAAGAGACGAAGAAAGTGATACACTTGGTTCTTCATACCCTCGCATTGGCTCTTGGGATCATTGGTATTTATCTTGTGTTCAAGAACCACAATGAGAGTGGAATTGCCAATCTGTACAGTTTGCACTCCTGGATTGGAATTGGGGTGATTGTTCTCTATGGAATTCAG TGGATATATGGGTTCCTGACCTTCTTCTACCCCGGAGGAAGTCCGACACTGAAGAGTGAGTCTATTCCATGGCATGTGGTGTTTGGAATCATCGTGTACTTACTGGCTGTTGGCAATGCTTCATTAGGGTTCTTAGAGAAGCTCACATTCCTCGAGAACTCGGGACTCGATAAGTTTGGGGCCGAGGCCTTTCTTGTCAACTTCACCGCAATCATCACAGTACTGTTCGGAATCTTCGTTATACTCTCGGTAATTTCTGAAGCTCCAGCTCCCGTTGAAGATGACAACATCCATTCTTCTATATATAAGGACTGA